The window TCTTGCAGTGCTCATAGGATTTACGGTTGTCCATACCCCACCGCTGTATGTTTCGCAGGAGTTAAGATAGGAACCATTTTCCCCGCCTGTTACGAGAACTCTGCCGTCTTTAAGTAATGTAGCAGTATGGTCAAACCTTGTATCTGTCATTGTTCCTGAGTTTGTCCATACTTCCGTTAGTAAGTTAAATGTTTCGGAAGAATTAAGCGGGGTGGAGGCATTTTTCCCTCCCGCTACCAGCACTCCCGAAGACGGCAAAAGCGTAATTGTGTGATAGCTTCTTGGGGTATTAAGCGAGCCTGTGTTTGCGGCAACATCTCTTTGATAATTGTATAATTCGCAGGAATTAAGTGTCCCGCTTCCATTTTCACCACCGGTAATAAGGACATTCGTGGAACAATTACTCGTGTGTATTATGGGAAGAGCAGTGATTGCTGCAGCCCTGCGTCCTGTATTAATCGTTGTTTTATTTGCGAATATTCCCTGTGAAGGGTCGTATATTTCGGATTGAGGTGGAAAACCCGACAGTTGAGTTCCCATTGCCAGAACTTTTCCCGTATAAAGTATTGCGAGAGAAAAATGGTCTCTTTCGACCATCATACTGTCTGTCATAGTCCATGCCCCTGCTGCGGGGTCATAAAGCTCACAGGTCTTTTCGACGGTTCCTCCTGCCATAAGCACTTTTCCACAAGGCAACAAAGCCATTGCTGCAAACGATCTAGCCGTAGTGCTCATAGGTCCGGTTGTTGCCCATGTGCCTGCTGCCGGGTCGTAAAGTTGAGTTGGAGACAAAATTGCGGTCATTAATACTTTTTCCCAAGGGGGAGGGAGCAATACGCCTACGTGTGCTTTTCTTGCTACAGCCATTGAAGCTGTTTGTGACCATGTTCCTAAAACAGGGTCATATATTTCACAATTTACTATTTTTGATGCTGTCGCTCCACCACCCGCGAGGAGTACATTACCGTTCGGAAGGTTTAATTGTACTCCGCTTCCGTGATTATATACGGTTGAGCCCGTTGCGCTTAAAGAATTACCAGCAGGGTCATATATCTGGCAATGTTGTCCATCATAAGGTATAAGCACTTTACCGTTTTTCATTAAGTTATAACAATTCCAACTATCCCATGCGGCAAGCGAAACCCCTGCGCTGGACCATATTTGGGTAATCGGGTCGTAAAACCAAAAGTTACAAGCGCTGCCATCAAGATATAAAATTTTTCCATTTCCTATAAGTATTCCAAGGTCATGGCTTGACATTGCAGGTAATGCGCTTTTAGTCCATATACCTGTTGCAGGGTCAAAAAGTTCATAGTTAGAATAATCATTTAAGCCACCCATAACCATTACTTTGCCATTATTAAGTCCGGCACACTCAAAACCGGAACGTCCCGTATTAAGATTTTTTGTCGGGCTCCACTCCGAATATGCTATTCCATATAATAAAAACAAGGATAATAGGTAGAACATCCAGCCCCGGCGGTGAAGATTAAAATAATTTTTCATCTTACCTCCTTTTACTTAAAACAGTTGTTAATTTTTATAGTACTAATGTAGTTAACCCCGTTAGTTATAAGTTTGGGGAATATATTATGAAGGTATATTGTTCCTAATGTTTTGTCAATAGTTTATTTGTGAAAGTTAAATGCGGCCTGTTTGGTAGGGGAGAGGGGTTGGATTTTATTTTAAGATAAAGGTTATAAGGATGGGGACGACAACAGTTAAAACTGCTCCACTGAAAACGGATATTATCGCGTATTCTTTCCCGACAAATTTTGTGATAACCGGGAGGGTTACATCCATTGATGTAGCGCCTCCGGAAGCTATAGGTGCCAATTTACCAAAATATTTTACCAATACCGGAGCGAATAATAGTGTTATAATTTCCCTGAAAATATTAGAAAGCAATGCCAATACTCCTAAAGCTTCACTGCTGATTTTCGTGATGAGAATACTTGACAGGGTGTAATATCCAAACCCACATCCTACGGCTGTCAATTCTTTCAAGGAAATATTTTTTATGAAAAACGAAGATAGAATGACGCCTAACAATGTTCCGACAATTATTGATAAAGGCACTAAGACTATTTTAATATTTGTATTTTTTATAATCTGCCAGACTTTTGCGTCACTGCCTATGCTGATTCCAATCAAAAATATTAACAAATAAAGACTATAAAGAGTAAGGTTTGCATTAAACATAGATTTAGGTATGCGTAAAAACAATGCGCCTAAAACACCTAAAATAAAGAAAGCAATTATGATTAAGCTATTTTTCATCTTTTGCTTTTTTGAAATAAAGAAAATAAACTATATAAGAAACAAGGATACTTCCGATTACAGTTCCAAGAGCAATAATAATTGCATTAATCCCAATGTCTCCGATATTATTGATTATTTTGTCATTGGAACCAATAGCAATTCCCAAAAGTAGTAAAAGTAAGTAAATAGTCCAGTTTGTAAGCTTATCTGCAAAAGTAATAAGCCCTTTTTTTCCCCGCAACAAAAATCCAAATAATATTCCTGAGAGTAATAATATGATTATAATTAGCATAAAGGTATTTTATGTGGTACTATTTACTCCAGATATTCCAGCTGGAATAAAGTATGGTTGTGCCGCTTCCGATAGCGCTGACGGCAACACCGGAATATACGCTCATAAGAACATATAAGTCATAGTATCTGGAATATTCACAATCATATTTTTTTGTATTATGTGTCCAAATGCTGCCCACAGTTGTTCCCCACAAGATTCCACCCAGTAAGCCGGTAGCAGTGCCTTTGAGAAAGGCAACGAGCTTGTTATCTTCCGTTTTGATCCAGCTTTTAGCAAGTACTCCGGATAATAACCCTCCAATTGTGCCAATCCCAATATCGGCTATGCATGCCGGGATTATTACGTTCCATCGCCCGGTATAAAGGTTGTACCCGTCTTTTTCGATTGCGAAAGGGACAAAAATAGAAGAGGCGTGGAAAACACTGCCGGAAATTCCTGCAATCACAGAGTTTTTTAAGATGTTGCTTTTCACTCCTTTATCTTGTTCCCAAATAGAATTATCATAATATGGAAGAGGCTCTCTATTTTCTAGAGAACCTAATAACGTTAAAAATAGTAAAAAATTCATAATTTTAAATATATCATATCATTTGATATTTATTTTGATGTTTGTCAAATTGTTATTTTAAAAAGGGAAATAGAAATCCCGGTGTAAAAAATCATTCTTTTGAAATGAAAGAAGGTTAATGAAGTTAACAAATCAATGTAATGAAGTAATTTTAATACAAAAATTTATTGACAAAAGCTATTGCATAATTACTTTTACCTTATGATTGCATTTTATGGTGTGCTTGTGTTTATGATTGTTGCTGCAGTAATTGCCTGTGAAATCAAGGATTTACTGGGTGCTGTTATTGCAATGGGCGCCGTCGGATTTTCACAGGGGCTTTTATTCCTTATGTTACAGGCTCCGGATCTTGCAATTACTCAGGTAGTTGTGGAGGTCTTAACTCTTGCCATATTCATAGCTGCAATATCAAGAAGCACAAGAGTAGACACAACTAAACATATATTACCTGCATCAATAGTAGGGATATGTGTTCTTATTCTCGTTATTATTGGCACTATACAAGCGATGGGGTTTTTGCCTCCGTTTGGTTCTCCGCTCATGAGAGTTTCGGATTTTTATATTAAAAATGGACTAGTCCAAACGGGAGCACCTAACCTTGTAAGCGCTATAATTCTTGATTATAGAGGCTACGATACGCTTGGAGAAGCTACGGTTTTATTTACTGCCACTATAGGGGTGCTTGTTATTCTCAGAAATCACGGGAAAAAAGAGAAAGATAAATAATTTAGATGTTTCGTAATTTCACAAAAGTAGAATCCCAACATCTGTAACATCTGTCAGAATAGGAAGTGCCATCCGGGTAGTTTCCCGATTCAATATAATTTAAAAATCTTTTTAGGGTTTTTCCTACTATTATTATTTTAATTGTTTTTATGCTATCCAATGATGCAACTGCTACCGGGCTTGTAAATTCAACACTCTTATTGTCCATATATCTAAACTCAAGATAATCTATACCTCTTGCAATTATTGAAGTATCCGTAACGCCGTTCATATTCTTGTTTTTGTAGAGATTACCGTCGGAAATGCTATAGCCTATTTCTTCCCCGATATCGTATACTCCATCTGTGTCTGTATCGGTTCGTATCCATATAAGATTTGACTGCGCATCTACTACTCCGGGGGTAAAAGCAGGTGCGGGGGCTTCTTCCGGGTTGAACCCTGCGCTTCTTAAATCTTCAACCATAATGTCAAGCGCTCCGCGAACATTTGTGCGAAGGTCAATTAGAGAAGTTTCTCTTTTATAGAGTTGTTGATTGTGAATTTGCAAAGATATTGCCAATGTCATAATTATACCTAAAATTACAAGTGTTACAATAAGTTCAATCATAGTTAAGCCTTTTTTATTCATGGTTGCTCACTTGTGTTACAAGATTAATACTTGCTTCATTTTTGATTACTCTGCCCGGGGGGGGCCAATGACATACAATGTTTGCCTGTATAAGATTTCCCACCGTGCTTAGACTCCAGTTTAAAGTTATAGTTTCGACCTTGTAAGTGCCGCTATCCTGTCCTGCAGATATAAGATTTTGTAGGCTATCGTATCCCATACTTCTTATTTGTTCTATTTTGTCTTCGGCAAGTATTGTTGCCTGGCTTATTCTATCTGCCCTTGCATTTACTATTGAGGCGGTTGGGAAAAGTCTTACCATTGCGAGAACACCAATTGCAAGAATAAGTGTTGACACCAGAACTTCTATTAAAGTAAAGCCTTTGTTTTTCATTCTTGCACCTCTATGTAACCCGTAGCCGGTATAAGGTAAAATGTTACACTGTTATTTTGCGTATTAACGATACTAACATTACAGGGAGTCGTAAGTGCTGTCCTATCTTGATGGAATTCGTAGGTAATATCGAAAGAATTTGATATTACTATTCCATCGGGGAGTGTTTTTGAAGCACCACCAGGGTTTATCCTATAGGTGTTAGTAGCCTTTTCAAATATAACCTGATAGTTTTGTTGTTCGGAAAGTGCGCTTGAGCGTGCGGCGTTTAAGGTAGACAGAATTTCATTCTTGGCGGTATCTAATTTGGTTTTCGCTATATAATTTTTGAAACTTGGGATACTGATTCCGATAATGATGCCCATCATTACTATTACTATCATTAACTCTGTTAGTGTCCACCCTTTGCTTCTTCCCATATTAGTATTATGTTTTTATTTTATAATTCTGTCAATGGAAATTTTATTTTTGGCGTTTTTGCTTATTTTTGGACGCAGATTAACCAGAGAATAAAAAATTAGAAAAAATACAAACAGATAATATTGCCAATGATAAACACAGATAAAAACACAAAAAAAGAATAGATTTGTTTTCAACAGGGATTTAAAGCCTCGCTTTGCGTGATAGAAATCCCTCCAGTAAAAGACTCCGAAGAGGCTCTACAAAACAAATTTAAGAGCTTCTAATAAGAGCTAAAGCTCTAAGGGCTTGCTAAGATTGGAGGAGATTAAAATAAAGAACAGATAAGAGAATTCTCACAAAATAGGACACAGAGTTAAAATAAAGAAAGGGGGGAAGCTCTCGAAACAAAAAACTTGACACTATAGAATATTCCTGTAAAACTTGCCACATTCGTTTATATAAAATGTGGAACATCCCGCCTTGTCGGAGATCCAGCTGTGGCGGTGGGCGGTGAGGATGGAATATGGAAATCATTAAAAATGTAATTGATTTTTTACTTCACATAGATAAATATCTTGGAGTTATTGTTCATAATTACGGAACGCTTTCATATCTTTTCCTTTTTCTTGTAATATTTTGTGAAACCGGACTGGTAATTACACCGTTCCTTCCGGGAGATTCTTTGATTTTTGTGATAGGAACTATTGCAGCTAAAGGGTCCATAAACGTGTTTCTACTTTTCTTTGTTCTGACGCTTGCAGCAATTCTTGGAAATACGGTCAATTACTGGATAGGAAATTATTTTGGGGAGAAAGTCTTTGCGAAAAACCCTTTATTCAGGAAGGATTACCTTGAAAAGACAAAGGAATTTTATAGAAAGCATGGGGGAATAATAATTATCATTACGAGATTTATGCCAATTATAAGGACATTTGCTCCGTTTGTTGCGGGGATTGGAAAGATGAATTATGCAAAATTCCAGAGTTTTAATGTAATTGGCGGGGTTGTATGGGTTGCATTCTTTTTGTTCGGAGGATATTTTTTCGGAGG of the bacterium genome contains:
- a CDS encoding prepilin-type N-terminal cleavage/methylation domain-containing protein; its protein translation is MGRSKGWTLTELMIVIVMMGIIIGISIPSFKNYIAKTKLDTAKNEILSTLNAARSSALSEQQNYQVIFEKATNTYRINPGGASKTLPDGIVISNSFDITYEFHQDRTALTTPCNVSIVNTQNNSVTFYLIPATGYIEVQE
- a CDS encoding LysO family transporter, producing MLIIIILLLSGILFGFLLRGKKGLITFADKLTNWTIYLLLLLLGIAIGSNDKIINNIGDIGINAIIIALGTVIGSILVSYIVYFLYFKKAKDEK
- a CDS encoding prepilin-type N-terminal cleavage/methylation domain-containing protein; the protein is MKNKGFTLIEVLVSTLILAIGVLAMVRLFPTASIVNARADRISQATILAEDKIEQIRSMGYDSLQNLISAGQDSGTYKVETITLNWSLSTVGNLIQANIVCHWPPPGRVIKNEASINLVTQVSNHE
- the mbhE gene encoding hydrogen gas-evolving membrane-bound hydrogenase subunit E, with protein sequence MIAFYGVLVFMIVAAVIACEIKDLLGAVIAMGAVGFSQGLLFLMLQAPDLAITQVVVEVLTLAIFIAAISRSTRVDTTKHILPASIVGICVLILVIIGTIQAMGFLPPFGSPLMRVSDFYIKNGLVQTGAPNLVSAIILDYRGYDTLGEATVLFTATIGVLVILRNHGKKEKDK
- a CDS encoding DedA family protein; the encoded protein is MEIIKNVIDFLLHIDKYLGVIVHNYGTLSYLFLFLVIFCETGLVITPFLPGDSLIFVIGTIAAKGSINVFLLFFVLTLAAILGNTVNYWIGNYFGEKVFAKNPLFRKDYLEKTKEFYRKHGGIIIIITRFMPIIRTFAPFVAGIGKMNYAKFQSFNVIGGVVWVAFFLFGGYFFGGIPFVQNHLSGIIYLIVFISFVPPVIEILKRR
- a CDS encoding prepilin-type N-terminal cleavage/methylation domain-containing protein; its protein translation is MNKKGLTMIELIVTLVILGIIMTLAISLQIHNQQLYKRETSLIDLRTNVRGALDIMVEDLRSAGFNPEEAPAPAFTPGVVDAQSNLIWIRTDTDTDGVYDIGEEIGYSISDGNLYKNKNMNGVTDTSIIARGIDYLEFRYMDNKSVEFTSPVAVASLDSIKTIKIIIVGKTLKRFLNYIESGNYPDGTSYSDRCYRCWDSTFVKLRNI
- a CDS encoding kelch repeat-containing protein, which gives rise to MKNYFNLHRRGWMFYLLSLFLLYGIAYSEWSPTKNLNTGRSGFECAGLNNGKVMVMGGLNDYSNYELFDPATGIWTKSALPAMSSHDLGILIGNGKILYLDGSACNFWFYDPITQIWSSAGVSLAAWDSWNCYNLMKNGKVLIPYDGQHCQIYDPAGNSLSATGSTVYNHGSGVQLNLPNGNVLLAGGGATASKIVNCEIYDPVLGTWSQTASMAVARKAHVGVLLPPPWEKVLMTAILSPTQLYDPAAGTWATTGPMSTTARSFAAMALLPCGKVLMAGGTVEKTCELYDPAAGAWTMTDSMMVERDHFSLAILYTGKVLAMGTQLSGFPPQSEIYDPSQGIFANKTTINTGRRAAAITALPIIHTSNCSTNVLITGGENGSGTLNSCELYNYQRDVAANTGSLNTPRSYHTITLLPSSGVLVAGGKNASTPLNSSETFNLLTEVWTNSGTMTDTRFDHTATLLKDGRVLVTGGENGSYLNSCETYSGGVWTTVNPMSTARARHSAVLLLNGNILVIGGETAAGTPTNTCELWDGTNWTNAASMANARNLHTTTLLQSGKVLVIGGKGAGGTALNTCEVYNPATNTWSSEGNLNSARYAHNAILLYSGLVLVTGGTNGTNSISSCEIWDPAAGFDSLTNKHEWKVTASLTTPRAYHSSILLPYLKPYVYTIGGFDGTSYVNSIEQYDVGLGYQDIWQSTITNYPSITPISATMNIQGTLFRGVSEADGGNYCHKSSNDHPIISLVRVGGGNWQGNGGGEIMNMPNSTSWDTAHTNVSLDMSDFQGHYKLWSIVNGIPCKWYKQCAGIEDKSNLDFGFRNAELTAKPNPFVNKTVVSISLAVADGNVGQGFSLAIYDIAGKLVKTLSPINDSRLTNNEIKWDGKDNKGKNVRQGIYFVRNKSKGSLKLIKLK
- a CDS encoding lysine exporter LysO family protein, with product MKNSLIIIAFFILGVLGALFLRIPKSMFNANLTLYSLYLLIFLIGISIGSDAKVWQIIKNTNIKIVLVPLSIIVGTLLGVILSSFFIKNISLKELTAVGCGFGYYTLSSILITKISSEALGVLALLSNIFREIITLLFAPVLVKYFGKLAPIASGGATSMDVTLPVITKFVGKEYAIISVFSGAVLTVVVPILITFILK